The Salvelinus sp. IW2-2015 unplaced genomic scaffold, ASM291031v2 Un_scaffold2787, whole genome shotgun sequence DNA segment gtcactaatagctggcagaacccagaagatgaggcagactcagcagtactagagatgtgGTTTAATataaggacaagatcttcaggcaaagatataaaaatccaccacgtccaaaaataaagctaAGAggacaaaatggatatcctccaaaatacaaagaaactccacacaAGTGGTAAAAAAGCAgggaaaacaaacctcaaaagactactcaaaaatacacaagcactaaccagagaacctctggaaaatccaataagagaaatatatgttcacaacaaggctggggctgggtgctaacatacaaacatgagcaaagaactgaggaaaccACAGGGTTTAAATATAAAGGGAACAGAACACAGgtagagcaaggaaaaaaacagataattagagcaaggaaaaaaacaaaaggtacaaaaaaggtgcaatggggacatctagtgaccaaaacctgaacagtcctggccaaaacctgacaaataacagctctgtgtgtgttcttcaaTCGATTTACATAGTATGAATTAATTATTTTGATGTAATTAAAAGTGTAATACATTGCTGCCCCTTTCAACATTGTAAGTACAACATCACCTTTCTGAAATGTCACTTGCTAAATCTAACAGTAGCCTATCAATCGTTCTTATGTTTGACTTTAAATCAGTAAACGGTGTATCAATGAAAATCTGATATTGAGTGGAATGTACTGCTGCCCAACCCGTATACTTCAGCAGTGCATCGTACCCTACACCATAGTTTCAAATGGTGGGACATAGGGGctatttccatgtgtcctattgaagctcccgagtggctcagcggtctaaggcatctcaatgctagagccgACACTACAGGCaccctggttagaatccaggctgtatcacaaacagcCGTGATTCggcgtcccatagggcggtgcacaattggcccagcgttggccggtgtaggccgtcattgtaaataagaatttgttcttaactgacttgccgagttagttaaataaagaaatgtacagCAGCATACGATTTGATAGTTTTACCAAAATACATTAATATCAATTAATATACTCGtagtataaaaaatgtatatataattttACAGTATACAGTTCACAAACTATAGCCTACTAAGACAGGCACCTGGCACAACGCTGATTGACAGGTTATGATCAGTGGATTGGTCTGAGCTACTTTAGTAGACCCAGTGATTTTATTATGAGGAATGAGAAAACAATCATCAAAAGTGATGGgaatattgcattttgaaaagcAAATACTTCGTTTAAATATGTAGACAAATTCCGAAATCAGTGGACCTGCGTGAGGGGTGTCATGAAGAATTAGGGCGTTTTGAAAGGGCGGATACAGTTTTGCACTACGTAGGCCTCGCAGGGCTCCTTTTACCGTTTGTAACAGTGAACTAATTATTAGGCTATAGCTTATTATATTTCTCGACTGAACTTCAAATAGGCTACGCAATATAGGGCTATATACGTTAATAAGCACATCTTCATAGAGGAGTTTATTATAGGCCTATAGTAGGGCTATATACGTTAATAAGCACATCTTCATAGAGCAGTTTATTATAGGCCTATAGTAGGCTAGGTGGATCTATAGATTAAAATACATGTAGGCCTATAGTAGGCTAGGTGGATCTATAGATTaaaatacatataggcctatagtAGGCTAGGTGGATCTATAGATTaaaatacatataggcctacgtGTATATCATCATAGTTTATATGctgtatatatagcctaccaTGCTATTATGTTTATTACCTTACGGGCATTCTTTCTGAAGGCTACCACTGCATCATACTGACATGCGGGATGTATTGTGACAGGTGTGTTATCTGACCATTGGGTTAATGTAGGGGATGATATGTGTTGACCAGGTGTTGTTATCTGCTTGGGTTTAACAGAGGGATGCTACTTAACAGAGGGATGTATTGTGACAGGTGTGTTTATCTGCTCTTGGTTAACAGAGGATGTATTGTGACAGGTGTGTAAACTTGGCTTGTGTTAACAGAGGGATGCTACTTAAACAGAGGGAGTATTGTGGACAGGTGTGTTATCTGCTTGGGTTAACAGAGATGTATTGTGACAGGTGTGTTATCTGCTTTGGGTTAACAGAGGGATGCTACTTAACAGAGGGATGTATTGTGACAGGTGTGTTATCTGCTTGGGTTAACAGAGGGATGCTACTTAACAGAGGGATGTATTGTTTGAAGGTGAAAGCCAAATCATGGCCCAGCTGCTCTATTTGGATAGACAGTCAGAATTCAGTGCATAATTGTCTTGTTTATCAGAAATATGCTGTGCCGAAGACCGTGGTAATAGAGGTGCTGTTATGGCCATTATGCAAATAACGGTTATAGGGGTTGAATGCCATATAAAGGGTGTATAATGTTTAAATAGTATATTTTCAAGGGTCTCAAGGCTCCAATATCAATATAAAACAGTTTTTATAAACATTTACATACATAAACCCTAGACAATCTTCTCTTTTAACAAACCATGTCTGGTCATGGAATCCACATTTtctaattgtttgttttttgttgctcAGACTTGTGGCTTGGAACAAAACATATTTGGGGTGAATCAGACATATTTGTGCAATCCCATACCCCTGGTGGCCCCCCAAACGTGCAATTTCTCCAAACTTTAATGATTTGTAGGTCAAGAACAGATTAACATATCCCAACAATATTTGACattaagtttttttttattttaccttaatttaactacgcaagtcagttaagaacaaattcttatttacaatgtcagcccaggaacagtgggttaactgccttgttcaggggcagaaagacagatttttaactcGTCAGCTCCAcgattcgatctagcaaactttcggttactgtcccaacgctctaactactaggctacctgccaccccaggttaACTAAGGGGCCCTAATTAAATCATGAGGCTCCCACATTTCAAATTGAAATATTAAGGACTGAAAAACACGTTTTAAAAACTGCACCAATTGAAACATTGAGTTGGCATGTGCTGATGCAGTACAGCGTTATGTAGGTTTTAATGAAGGTACATATCAATTTACAGGCATATTATAATGATATtaccgaatatattgataagaaTCCAATTAGGGATAGGGTTAGAATAATAAACTACAAAATGTTTCCATATTTGTAGTTCACAATTTATCCGGTTTAGGGAAGAAAATTTAATTATTGTTGCATACACGATTTAATAAAACGTGATTCAAACTAAAGACAGATGCAGTTACAATAATTGATGAATACTATCAAAAAGTAATATTACAAATCTGACAGGATCACATGATACCCTTCCTACAAAGAACTGTCAATGTCACGTGACGTCACGCGACGTAACCGTAACGGAAGAACCAAGCAGTGACTGAAAACACAAAGATTACATAGAGATGTCTGTTCGAAGTGCATGTTTACCATTCTCCCTCTTTATATGTCAGATACTTAGTTGTTGTTGTGATCATAACCTGTAAAATGTACTATATATTTCCTCTAATtgtaataaaaataatacaagCAATTGCGAGCTTTACTAGCAAACGTCGCTGTTGCCAAAAAATATGGGACCTGTTCATCAGAGGTCCACGTTACAGaacggtcacttagaaatgttttgtGTAGAGGTATAAATAAAATCGTGTCAGCGGTAAAACTATAACACAACTTCAAAATTGACCAGGAACATATCGATGAAGTATGAATTTTATTGTCATCTAATGAATTTATGCCCTTATTGACCTGAGAATTGTTCATGTTAGTAAACAAAATCTTAATATCTTAATTTAACTCTTAAGATCTCTGTGGTCGCCAcatatttgtttttttggggggccgTTATGTGTTGAACAAGACACAGAATTCCTTGCATTTAGATATTCTAGTGCCTTAAATTATTGATTGGGGTCTTTTTTGaatgtgtattttgtgttttattatagtctgttttgtttgtaatgtacagtaccagccaaatgtttggacacacctacagtactcattccagtttttttagtttttttttttactattttctacattgtagaataatagtgaagacttcaaaactatgaaataacacataactcattaaaataaaataatagtctAGAATTATGTAGACCGAAATACAGAAACTACTAGATTATTGGTCATTTcttatttcatatttcttattcAATAATTTACCTCGCTTTCACtttaaaatagctagctagctacctccaAATAAGCAYCTTTGTTTATTTGTACTAATAGCCCAAACTCGGAGAGCATCGAGTTAAGGGATTCAGAAGGGGCTTGGCATTGATGTAGTTCAATGCACCGTGAGTTTGTGCTATTAGTACATAAACACATTGTGCTAATGTGTACATATAGTACATCATTAATGAGAGACTGGgttgtgctgcagcaccctcagcacctctACTTATCTCGGCTCTGACTAAAGCAGTTGTTGATTAAGCCACAATACAATGTACCTCATATGATTGGCCAATAGAGGGGGCCATGTAAACATGATCAGTCAGTGATCCAACATCAAGCCAGTCAAGTCTTCTCAGGACTTGTTTGGGGGTTTTGTAATCTTCAACATTTTCAGAGATATAACATGGCTACATGCATAAAATACTAATctggtatttaaaaaatatttcatgAGCTATTTATTCTCAATCACACTGGCACATTGATGACCATACACAGCCAGCCCCCTGTTGGTCATCTGAAAACCTGTTGTATAGAACATTTAACAGAATATCTCATGATTTGAGACTCAGGACCTTAACATTTGTAATCTTTATTTACTGTAGATAAACATCTTCAtcttgtttgtttattccatttatgttttgaggttggactttagcgtGTCGTgcgtcacctcgttagtcagcaCAGTCATCACCTTTAGTTGGCACTCCCTATTCTAGAAAAACATTCCTTtatctgatcttccctgtttttGTGTTGCTAAACTTTTTGGTTTGATTCCTGTCTTTGAGTTTAGTGTGGGTTTTTCTCATGTTTGCCTCTTCTTGAGCAAATGTTGTGGGCTCTCACAGTGGGTGTCTTTTAgattccagttgttgttgctaggcaactttcagtggacatccccatgagtgtctttcagaacccctcctagaaCCCCTCCTAGAACCCCTCCTAGAATCCCTCCTAGAATCCCTCCTAGAATCCCTCCTAGAACCCCTCCTAGAATCCCTCCTAGAACCCCTCCTAGAATCCCTCCTAGAATCCCACCTGTTTAGTTTTGGTTGatggtcagtgactctttgttagtccTCCCCTTCTGTTGGAGCGACGttatttggttttcttgctggggaacgtaacaacatCGATGTCATCAAAAACCTTTTATGCTACTGTATGCAAGGAACAAAGTTCAGAACATTTAAAGGTGGTTTTCACAGACCCAGATAAAGCCTAGATCTGGACAAGGAATTGCTTTCAATAGATATTTCCCATTGACCCTGTTATTCAGTCCAGGAGTAAGTTTAATCTGGGTCAGACAATCCAGCCCTAAAAGTAAAAATAGCCTAATACATTGACAGAATATTTGGTAACAGTTTACATGGAAATAGTCAATGTAGAGCTAATGAATAAAAAGTAGCCTAATACATAAACCCTTTATACATAAAGTAACCTAATAATCAATTATTCAAATACGTCTGTTTGCTTTGAGGGGAAAATGACAACACAACCACATTGGCTTTTGAGATTGTATTTTATTCATTTAACTATGGAAGACCATCTGACATTACTGACACTGTTACCACTTCCACTGATACTGTCACCACTTCCACTGATACTGTCACCACTTCCACTGATACTGTCAGCACTTCCACTGATACTGTCACCACTTCCACTATATCTGTCACCACTTCCACTGCTACTCGTTACCACTTCCACTGCATACTTGTCACCACTTCCACTGATACTGTCACCCATCCCTTCCAACTGTATGACCTGATCACCACTGACGCACTAGCCACCGCTTCCCACTTTGATACTGTCACCCTCCACTGATACTGTCAAACCACCTTCCACTGACACTAGCACCACCTTCCACCTGATACTGTCACCACTTCCCTGAATATACTAATTCACCCCACTTCCACTGCTACTGTTACCACTTCCACTGATACTTGTCACCACTTCCCACCTGATTACTAGCCCACTTCCACTGATACTGCTCCACCACTTCCACTGATACTAACACCACTTCCACTGATAACTCAACACCACTTCCACTCATACGTCCACCACCTCCACTGTGGATTTCCACTTCAGCTATACCACTTCCACTGATATTCTGTCACCACATTCCACTGATTACGTACACCACTGATCACATCTACACCCTTCCACTGATTACACACTTCACCGGAACTTCAACAACCTTCACCACCTACGACTACTAGACCACCACTATCGCACTATTCCACTAAACACCCCACTCTCCTACCACCTCCCACGTCCGTCTATTACCACACTGACTCACCACTTCCACTTGATACTAACGCACCACTTCCACTGACCATTCACCTTGAACACCCACTCCACTCATTACTATACCACTTCCACTGATACTGTCACCACTTCCAACTGATACCTAACACCACCTCTCACGCATACTAACACCACTTCCACTGATGACTGTCACACTTTCACTGCACACTAGCACCACCTTCCACTGATACTGTCACCACTTCCACTGATACTGTCACACTTCCACTGATACTATCACCACTTCCACTGATCACTGTTCACCACTTCCACTTTGATACtttcacccactccactgaatactTCACCGCTGTCCCACTGATGTACTGGCTCACCACATTCCACGTGATACTGTCACCACTTTCCACTGAACTGTTACCACTTCCCACTGATACTGTCACCACTTTCCACTGATTACTTGTCACCACTTCCACTGCTACTGTCACCACTTCCACTGATACTGTCACCACTTCCACTGATACTAGCACCACTTCCACTGATACTGTCACCACTTCCACTGATACTGTCACCACTTCCACTGATACTGTCACCACTTCCACTGCTACTATCACCACTTCCACTGATACTGTCACCACTTCCACTGCTACTATCACCACTTCCACTGATACTATCACCACTGCTCCAGAAACAGCACCAGCAGCCAGTGCACCAAGCAGTCCTAAAGCACTTCTTGTTAAAATCACGTTTATGACAATATTTGCCCAAAGGGAAAAAGACAAGCAGAGAAAAAATTGACCCTAATATGAAGTGCAGACAAATCATTGTGTTCTGTATGGAATGTTCTCTCAATCACATGTCTAGTACTCTGACTTGCCAAAAAGTAGGGAAGTAACAAAATGCTTGTAGTTGTTTCCAATGAGGTTATAGGGACTTGTGTGGCCAACTTCCTTCATAATGACGTCAATGTTCCTTGGTGTGTACTTGTCATCAAGGTAGTTGTTGATCCTCTAACTTCCCTATTGTAACGTGTCTTTACAGGAACCGCTGGGTGAGCTACTGTTGGAGAAGCAGGCCCGTCTACAAAACAGAAGGGGGAAAAAGGAGTGTGTGTTTTgatgattagagagagagaacatcaaaTGCTGAAGCTGATTAAATAAGTTTAAAAAGTTCTGACTCGAACGTTCTTGTTCAGAAGTCAGTTTAACTGTGCCGTTCAGAAGTCAGTTTAACTGTGCTGTTCAGAAGTCAGTTTAACTGTGCTGGTCAGAAGTCAGTTTAACTGTGCTGTTCAGAAGTCAGTTTAACTGTGCTGTTCAGAAGTCAGTTTAACTGTGCTGTTCAGAAGTCAGTTTAACTGTCCTGTTCAGAAGTCAGTTTACCTGTCCTGTTCAGAAGTCAGTTTACCTGTGCTGTTCAGAAGTCAGTTTAACTGTGCTGTTCAGAAGTCAGTTTAACTGTGCTGTTCAGAAGTCAGTTTAANNNNNNNNNNNNNNNNNNNNNNNNNNNNNNNNNNNNNNNNNNNNNNNNNNNNNNNNNNNNNNNNNNNNNNNNNNNNNNNNNNNNNNNNNNNNNNNNNNNNNNNNNNNNNNNNNNNNNNNNNNNNNNNNNNNNNNNNNNNNNNNNNNNNNNNNNNNNNNNNNNNNNNNNNNNNNNNNNNNNNNNNNNNNNNNNNNNNNNNNNNNNNNNNNNNNNNNNNNNNNNNNNNNNNNNNNNNNNNNNNNNNNNNNNNNNNNNNNNNNNNNNNNNNNNNNNNNNNNNNNNNNNNNNNNNNNNNNNNNNNNNNNNNNNNNNNNNNNNNNNNNNNNNNNNNNNNNNNNNNNNNNNNNNNNNNNNNNNNNNNNNNNNNNNNNNNNNNNNNNNNNNNNNNNNNNNNNNNNNNNNNNNNNNNNNNNNNNNNNNNNNNNNNNNNNNNNNNNNNNNNNNNNNNNNNNNNNNNNNNNNNNNNNNNNNNNNNNNNNNNNNNNNNNNNNNNNNNNNNNNNNNNNNNNNNNNNNNNNNNNNNNNNNNNNNNNNNNNNNNNNNNNNNNNNNNNNNNNNNNNNNNNNNNNNNNNNNNNNNNNNNNNNNNNNNNNNNNNNNNNNNNNNNNNNNNNNNNNNNNNNNNNNNNNNNNNNNNNNNNNNNNNNNNNNNNNNNNNNNNNNNNNNNNNNNNNNNNNNNNNNNNNNNNNNNNNNNNNNNNNNNNNNNNNNNNNNNNNNNNNNNNNTTTAACTGTGCTGTTCAGAAGTCAGTTCTGTCCAGAACTATACTGttaagatttaactttggattatGTTTACATTCTCCCCCAGTTCTGGAATTGTAATGAGCCATAAATACATTTCCAGTAAAACATCATACCTGGAGTTACCAAATGGATGACATCTCCATGTCCAATGTACAGAGCCCAGTGTTTGTATGCACCTCTGTTTATCTCAATCATGTCACCGATCTCCATCTAAGATTAAGGTGggaaagaatatatatatatacacagtaccagtcaaaagtttggacacacctttactattttctacattgtagaataacagcgaagacatcaaaactatgaaataacacatatggaatcatgtggtaaccaaaaaagtgttgaacaaatctaaatatattttatatttgagattcttcaaagtagccaccctttgacttgatgacagctttgcacactcatggcattctctcaacagcttcatgaggtattctacaatgtagaaaatattttaaaaaataagaaaaacccttgaatgagtaggtatgtccaaacttttgactggtaatgtatatatatacttttttacataattccactttgacattatgggataatGTGTAGataagtgacacaaaatctaaatgttaaattcaggctgtaacacaacaaaatgtggaaaaagtcaagggctgtgaatagtTCCTGAAGGCACTCTAGGCCCACacaattatacctacggaggagcggcttctatgaagaaactttgaatgtctttgaacttcagagagtttaacgttggaccagagatAGCTatctaacaagcttgtgtgtgtgcatagcggcaccagaattaaaataaaacaagtcttacctttttgtagttaataaatcctaTGTGAAGCgtaataactatagtatccttaactagcattgaaaaagtcaaACTATTCTTCTCGAATAAAAAATCtctcttcttaatttctcaaTCACATTTGTAACCTCAGTAGGCTACAGCAATGCATCGGAGGGGAGGGGCTACAGCTATGCTTTGGAGGGGAGGGGCTAGAGTAGACTACGCTTCGGAGGGGAGGGGCTACAGTTTCGCTTCGGAGGGGAAGGGGCTACAGTAGACTATGCTTCGgaggggaggggctacagtagacTATGCTTCGGATGGGAGGGGCTACAGAAATACTTTGgaggggaggggctacagtagacTATGCTTCGGAGGGGAGGGGCTACAGAAATACTtcggaggggcaggtagcctacattacatgcacacacactggcaaggatgtccagctggcaggcatagtgagggctttgcataggcctTTTTGTGGGTCCGGGAAAAAATGACCAGAACATAAAATAACGTTAATAGCCTTTTCCTGGTGACGTCATGGGTGAAATGTAATAACTTCATAATTAATKAACTATAAAACAAATTAAACSGCataaaatccggtgtttctatgtcaaacggttttgttaaatttcagttttctgtgatgtatgtaaagtgtaatattgggatgcaaactcaaaatgtaatacacttcaactctgtatctgacatggtacaggtgtcttctttgttcttaagcccataaccatgtgtgtgaggtgtatacttttgtttccaaGTACATTTATTTAAGACTAcccagaaacactctgtgtgaccctgatttagcccactgcagtaaaaggttaacRggttcccatgcttttaaaataacgg contains these protein-coding regions:
- the LOC112074740 gene encoding phospholipase A and acyltransferase 4-like; translated protein: MEIGDMIEINRGAYKHWALYIGHGDVIHLVTPDGPASPTRINNYLDDKYTPRNIDVIMKEVGHTSPYNLIGNNYKHFVTSLLFGKSEY